The following proteins come from a genomic window of bacterium:
- a CDS encoding alpha/beta fold hydrolase: MVVNFRLHCSTLILLLFIPSPLPASDRSGFIESSDSVRIYYECDGHGEPLVLIAGGPGDSHTYFKPYFNKLAKKYTIIYFDARGRGRSTKPSNGSYSVDKDVEDLENLRSKLGYSKLNIFGHSYGGIVAESYALTYPDKVGRLILCNTFHSADGWQDNIDNCNRHIQQSYPGEWKKLTGLRQRMTSNTKEWREAYDPYITNLYWFSVAKRKKYLATYQTLRRAEDDFSEDVYYAIIGSDPDFQVNGTMKELDLRDQLKTLRIPTLILGGRADRIATVKQAMEIHDSIPQAKKYIFEKSGHLPFVEQNKKFIHTLEQFLK; this comes from the coding sequence ATGGTGGTGAATTTCAGGCTCCATTGTTCAACGCTCATTCTGCTTTTGTTCATTCCGTCGCCATTGCCGGCTTCTGATCGTTCGGGTTTTATAGAGTCTTCAGACAGCGTAAGAATTTATTATGAATGTGACGGGCATGGCGAACCTTTGGTTCTCATCGCCGGCGGGCCCGGAGATTCACACACCTATTTTAAACCGTATTTCAATAAACTAGCCAAAAAATATACCATAATATATTTTGACGCCCGCGGCCGCGGCCGTTCGACTAAACCGTCCAACGGGTCTTACAGTGTAGACAAGGACGTGGAAGACCTTGAAAATCTGCGAAGCAAGTTGGGCTACTCTAAACTTAATATCTTTGGCCACTCGTACGGCGGTATAGTTGCAGAAAGTTATGCTCTTACTTATCCGGACAAAGTCGGGCGGCTTATACTGTGTAACACCTTTCACAGCGCCGACGGATGGCAGGACAATATTGACAACTGCAATCGCCACATCCAGCAGAGTTATCCGGGCGAGTGGAAAAAACTTACGGGTCTGCGTCAGCGCATGACATCCAACACAAAAGAGTGGCGTGAAGCATACGATCCGTACATAACTAATCTGTATTGGTTCAGCGTTGCAAAAAGAAAGAAATATCTGGCAACCTATCAGACGTTGAGACGCGCTGAAGATGATTTTTCGGAAGATGTGTATTATGCGATTATTGGTTCGGATCCTGATTTTCAAGTCAACGGCACCATGAAGGAACTCGATCTTAGGGACCAACTAAAAACACTGCGGATACCAACTCTCATTCTAGGAGGACGCGCTGACAGAATTGCAACGGTAAAGCAGGCAATGGAAATTCATGATTCCATTCCGCAGGCAAAAAAATATATTTTTGAAAAAAGCGGTCATTTGCCGTTCGTTGAACAGAATAAAAAGTTCATTCATACGCTTGAACAGTTTCTAAAATAA